One region of Acidovorax sp. T1 genomic DNA includes:
- a CDS encoding CreA family protein, with product MTTARRRAAVAGGLLATTLLAGAALAASGEKIGTVDTAFQWIGRDHDIIVEAYDDPGVQGVTCYVSRARIGGVKGTLGLAEDRAEASIACRQVGPIRIPEPLRKQEEVFSERMSILFKRLRIVRMVDPARNTLVYLTYSEKLIDGSPQNSVTAVPVDRATPIPLRK from the coding sequence ATGACCACCGCACGCCGCCGGGCCGCAGTGGCGGGGGGCCTGCTGGCCACCACCTTGCTGGCAGGTGCTGCGCTGGCCGCATCGGGCGAAAAAATCGGCACCGTGGATACGGCCTTTCAGTGGATCGGCCGCGACCACGACATCATCGTGGAAGCCTACGACGACCCCGGCGTGCAGGGCGTGACCTGCTATGTCTCGCGCGCCCGCATCGGCGGCGTCAAGGGCACGCTCGGCCTGGCCGAAGACCGCGCCGAGGCATCGATTGCCTGCCGCCAGGTGGGGCCAATCCGCATCCCCGAGCCTTTGAGGAAGCAGGAAGAAGTGTTCAGCGAGCGCATGTCCATCCTGTTCAAGCGCCTGCGCATCGTGCGCATGGTGGACCCGGCGCGCAACACGCTGGTCTACCTCACCTATTCAGAAAAGCTGATAGACGGCTCGCCCCAGAACAGCGTGACCGCCGTGCCGGTGGACCGCGCCACACCCATCCCGCTGCGCAAATGA
- a CDS encoding DsbA family oxidoreductase — protein sequence MTTKTLKIDFVSDVSCPWCIIGLQALEQAADRLKGEVALDLHFQPFELNPQMAAEGQDIGEHLHEKYGASPEQSQKNREAIAARGAELGFTFNMDKRSRIYNTFDAHRLLHWAQEKGLQSALKKALFKAYFTDGQSPGDHGVLVRVAGEVGLDANAARELLASDRYASEVRQREQFYQQQGIHSVPAIIINDRHLISGGQPVEVFEQALRQIAAQG from the coding sequence ATGACCACCAAAACCCTCAAGATCGATTTCGTTTCCGACGTCTCCTGCCCCTGGTGCATCATCGGCCTCCAGGCGCTGGAACAGGCTGCGGACCGGCTCAAGGGCGAAGTCGCGCTCGACCTGCACTTCCAGCCCTTCGAGCTGAACCCGCAGATGGCCGCCGAAGGCCAGGACATTGGCGAGCACCTGCACGAAAAGTACGGCGCCTCGCCTGAGCAGAGCCAGAAGAACCGCGAGGCCATTGCCGCGCGCGGGGCGGAGCTGGGTTTCACTTTCAACATGGACAAGCGCAGCCGCATCTACAACACGTTTGATGCGCACCGGCTGCTGCACTGGGCCCAAGAGAAGGGTCTGCAGTCCGCGCTCAAGAAGGCGCTGTTCAAGGCCTATTTCACCGACGGCCAAAGCCCTGGCGACCATGGGGTGCTGGTGCGCGTGGCGGGCGAGGTGGGGCTGGATGCCAACGCGGCGCGCGAGCTGCTGGCCTCAGACCGCTATGCCAGCGAGGTGCGCCAGCGCGAGCAGTTCTATCAGCAGCAGGGCATTCACTCGGTGCCCGCGATCATCATCAATGACCGCCACCTGATCTCGGGTGGGCAGCCGGTGGAGGTGTTCGAGCAGGCGCTGCGCCAGATTGCGGCACAGGGTTGA
- a CDS encoding class I adenylate-forming enzyme family protein, whose protein sequence is MNIAHLLSRSAQRYPDQPAVLHGDQVLLSYGALGARTAALAAWLRKQGGVAPGDRVAIYAANCPEYLEALHAVLWAGAVSVPVNYKLHAKELAHVLADSGACMVLASQSLASAAREAGASEVGLLLFGSDAYRAAVLHPPMEVHDRAPQDVASLFYTSGTTGRPKGVMQTHRNLLAMTACYFTDVDDIAPGDAMVYAAPMSHGAGLYNYAQVLRGARHVVPVSGGFDPAELVQLAASVGQLTLFAAPTMVHRLVEHVRATGADVAGFKTIVYGGGPMYADDLRQALATMGNRLVQIYGQGESPMTITALARAQLADRNHPRWAERMASVGVAQSLVEVRVVDAAGQPLPAGETGEVVVRGETVMSGYWNNPTATFQTLRDGWLCTGDMGQLDGDGFLTLKDRSKDVIISGGSNIYPREVEEVLLLHPQVREVAVIGQRDADWGEVVVAFVVAGDGGPVEDAALDALCHDHIARFKRPKAYRWVQALPKNSYGKVLKTALREMLG, encoded by the coding sequence ATGAACATTGCCCATCTGCTCAGCCGCAGCGCCCAGCGCTACCCCGATCAACCCGCCGTGCTGCACGGCGACCAGGTGCTGCTGAGCTACGGCGCCCTGGGTGCGCGCACCGCGGCCCTGGCAGCCTGGCTGCGCAAGCAGGGCGGCGTAGCGCCCGGCGACCGCGTGGCCATCTACGCCGCCAATTGTCCGGAATATCTGGAGGCGCTGCATGCTGTTTTGTGGGCGGGCGCGGTGTCGGTGCCGGTCAACTACAAACTGCATGCCAAAGAGCTGGCGCATGTGCTGGCTGATTCCGGGGCGTGCATGGTTCTGGCATCGCAATCGCTCGCCTCGGCCGCGCGCGAGGCCGGCGCATCGGAGGTTGGCCTGCTGCTCTTCGGCTCTGATGCCTATCGGGCTGCCGTGTTGCATCCACCCATGGAGGTCCACGACCGTGCCCCGCAGGATGTTGCATCGCTGTTCTACACCTCGGGTACCACCGGCCGCCCCAAGGGTGTGATGCAGACGCACCGCAACCTGCTGGCCATGACGGCCTGCTATTTCACCGACGTGGACGACATCGCCCCGGGCGATGCCATGGTCTATGCCGCGCCCATGTCGCACGGCGCGGGGCTCTACAACTACGCCCAGGTGCTGCGGGGCGCACGCCACGTCGTGCCCGTGTCGGGCGGCTTTGATCCCGCCGAGCTGGTGCAGCTGGCCGCCTCGGTGGGCCAGCTCACGCTGTTTGCGGCGCCGACCATGGTGCACCGGCTGGTGGAGCATGTGCGGGCCACGGGCGCTGACGTGGCGGGCTTCAAGACCATCGTGTACGGCGGTGGCCCCATGTATGCCGACGACCTGCGCCAGGCCTTGGCCACCATGGGCAACCGCCTCGTGCAGATCTACGGCCAGGGCGAAAGCCCGATGACCATTACCGCACTGGCCCGCGCGCAGCTGGCCGACCGCAACCACCCGCGCTGGGCCGAGCGCATGGCCTCGGTCGGCGTGGCGCAGTCGCTGGTGGAGGTGCGCGTGGTCGATGCGGCCGGACAGCCACTGCCTGCGGGCGAGACGGGCGAGGTGGTAGTGCGCGGCGAGACCGTGATGTCCGGCTACTGGAACAACCCCACCGCCACGTTCCAGACGCTGCGCGATGGTTGGCTCTGCACCGGGGACATGGGGCAACTGGATGGCGACGGTTTTCTCACGCTCAAGGACCGCTCCAAGGACGTGATCATCTCCGGCGGCTCCAACATCTACCCGCGCGAGGTGGAGGAAGTGCTGCTGCTGCACCCCCAGGTGCGTGAGGTGGCAGTGATTGGCCAGCGCGATGCCGACTGGGGCGAGGTGGTGGTCGCCTTTGTCGTGGCGGGCGATGGCGGGCCGGTGGAGGATGCCGCGCTCGACGCCCTGTGCCACGACCACATTGCGCGCTTCAAGCGGCCCAAGGCGTACCGGTGGGTGCAGGCGCTGCCCAAGAACAGCTACGGAAAGGTGCTCAAGACGGCGTTGAGGGAGATGCTTGGGTGA
- a CDS encoding YcjF family protein encodes MTLDQQKSILTIALLAAFADGNKDDAEREEIRRIAQSLAGDADLVDLPRIYQDVLLQRTGVQTAAEALSEPMHRQLAYEMAVCVCDVDGRQTAAERDFLATLKTVLQLDGQQTAAFDQEADALVEVAENAIPAALPATTAAAGAAPTMGTSDADLDKSILNYALLNGALELLPQSWASMAIIPLQVKMVYGIGKAHGVELDQGHIKEFIAAAGVGLTSQYLEQFGRKLLGGLLGKAVGRTIGGMGSAATGMAFSFATTYALGQVARRYYAGGRVMSTTMLRDSFQNLLGPAKQLQTQYLPQIQQKAATLDAGQILAMVRGA; translated from the coding sequence ATGACACTGGACCAGCAAAAATCCATCCTCACCATCGCCCTCTTGGCCGCGTTTGCGGACGGCAACAAAGACGACGCCGAGCGGGAAGAGATCCGCCGCATCGCCCAGTCACTGGCTGGCGATGCGGACCTGGTTGACCTGCCGCGCATCTACCAGGACGTGCTGCTGCAGCGCACCGGCGTGCAGACAGCTGCCGAGGCCTTGAGCGAACCCATGCACCGTCAGCTGGCCTACGAAATGGCGGTGTGCGTGTGCGATGTGGACGGCCGCCAGACGGCTGCCGAACGCGATTTTCTGGCGACACTCAAAACGGTGCTGCAGCTCGATGGTCAGCAGACCGCCGCGTTTGACCAGGAAGCAGATGCGCTGGTGGAGGTGGCCGAAAATGCCATTCCGGCCGCCCTGCCCGCAACCACCGCGGCAGCGGGCGCCGCACCCACCATGGGCACATCGGATGCGGATCTGGACAAATCCATCCTCAACTACGCCCTGCTCAACGGCGCGCTGGAGCTACTGCCGCAGTCCTGGGCGTCGATGGCCATCATCCCGCTACAGGTGAAGATGGTGTACGGCATTGGCAAGGCCCACGGCGTGGAACTGGACCAAGGACACATCAAGGAGTTCATTGCCGCCGCCGGGGTGGGCCTCACGTCGCAATACCTGGAGCAGTTTGGCCGCAAGCTGCTCGGTGGCCTGCTGGGCAAGGCAGTGGGTCGAACCATTGGCGGCATGGGCAGCGCGGCCACGGGCATGGCGTTCTCGTTTGCCACCACCTATGCGCTGGGGCAGGTGGCCCGACGCTACTACGCGGGCGGCCGCGTGATGAGCACGACCATGCTGCGCGACAGCTTCCAAAACCTGCTCGGCCCCGCCAAGCAGCTGCAGACGCAATACCTGCCGCAAATCCAGCAAAAGGCCGCCACGCTGGATGCTGGCCAGATCCTGGCAATGGTGCGGGGAGCGTAG
- a CDS encoding SPOR domain-containing protein, with product MHAATDPAATTALQPSKPRSDSAMTALYSAALGPVHLSRYLPVFARFDEAGRTTTSWNWAASLCTLNWMVFRQLWGAALVYVAAAEGLALLVFGLGRPLLQWPQAVEWGVVGAFFLLGCAVPGLYGNALLHADAHKKIARALTATHTLNETRALLARQASSWKRLAWLAAGNLALALAAAGVYLAIPSTVAPQSADPATPTPTASAPQKTDAPAATSAATPPQRSASEAAAIPAPPAAPEPAQAPPEPASLAPAPSAAPMERASRPTMATAPTAPAKRASPSQAKALAPDTAAASAENNNALPVVGTAPGYYINVGLFANEANARRAQARLLNEGLPAFRQEILTAKKRRLRVRVGPYSDHADADAAAVTIRSMALEAVVIKLGA from the coding sequence ATGCACGCCGCCACGGACCCTGCAGCCACCACCGCCCTTCAGCCGTCCAAGCCCCGCTCCGATAGCGCCATGACGGCCCTGTACAGCGCGGCGCTGGGGCCCGTCCATCTGTCCCGTTACCTGCCGGTTTTTGCGCGCTTTGATGAGGCCGGCCGCACCACCACCAGCTGGAACTGGGCGGCCAGCCTGTGCACCCTGAACTGGATGGTGTTTCGCCAGCTGTGGGGCGCGGCGCTGGTGTATGTGGCGGCCGCCGAGGGCCTGGCGCTGCTGGTGTTCGGCCTGGGGCGGCCGCTGCTGCAATGGCCCCAGGCAGTGGAATGGGGCGTGGTCGGGGCGTTTTTTCTGCTCGGTTGCGCCGTGCCCGGCCTTTACGGCAATGCCCTGCTGCATGCCGACGCCCACAAGAAAATTGCACGGGCACTGACCGCCACACACACCTTGAACGAAACCCGCGCGCTGCTGGCACGGCAAGCCAGCTCCTGGAAACGGCTGGCCTGGCTGGCGGCGGGCAACCTGGCGCTGGCGCTGGCCGCTGCCGGTGTCTACCTGGCGATTCCCTCCACGGTAGCACCGCAAAGCGCGGACCCGGCCACGCCCACACCAACCGCATCAGCACCCCAAAAAACCGATGCACCGGCGGCGACAAGCGCCGCCACGCCACCCCAACGCTCTGCGTCCGAGGCGGCAGCCATCCCGGCGCCGCCGGCCGCCCCCGAACCGGCGCAGGCTCCACCCGAACCGGCGTCCTTAGCGCCTGCCCCTTCCGCAGCACCGATGGAGCGGGCCTCGCGCCCCACCATGGCCACCGCGCCCACCGCTCCCGCCAAGCGCGCATCGCCATCCCAGGCCAAGGCATTGGCTCCCGACACGGCAGCTGCCTCGGCCGAAAACAACAACGCCCTGCCAGTGGTGGGCACCGCGCCTGGCTACTACATCAACGTGGGTCTTTTTGCCAACGAAGCCAATGCCCGCAGGGCCCAGGCGCGGTTGCTCAATGAAGGACTGCCCGCATTCCGACAGGAAATTCTCACGGCCAAAAAACGCCGGCTGCGGGTGCGGGTGGGCCCCTACAGCGACCACGCCGATGCCGACGCAGCGGCCGTCACCATCCGGTCCATGGCGCTGGAAGCAGTGGTGATCAAGCTGGGGGCCTGA
- a CDS encoding co-chaperone GroES: MNLRPLHDRVIVKRIESETTTASGIVIPDNAAEKPDQGEVLAVGPGKKNDKGELIALNVKVGDRVLFGKYSGQTVKVKGDELLVMKEDDLFAVVEK, from the coding sequence ATGAACCTTCGCCCTCTGCACGATCGCGTGATCGTCAAGCGTATCGAAAGCGAAACCACGACCGCCTCCGGCATCGTGATCCCCGACAACGCCGCCGAAAAGCCCGATCAAGGTGAAGTGCTGGCCGTCGGCCCCGGCAAGAAGAACGACAAGGGCGAGCTGATCGCCCTGAACGTGAAGGTCGGCGACCGCGTTCTGTTCGGCAAGTACTCGGGCCAGACCGTCAAGGTCAAGGGCGACGAACTCTTGGTCATGAAAGAAGACGATTTGTTTGCAGTGGTCGAGAAGTAA